From Thiomicrospira sp. XS5, one genomic window encodes:
- the rpsJ gene encoding 30S ribosomal protein S10, translating into MATQNIRIRLKAFDHRLIDQSAREITETAKRTGAQVKGPIPMPTRKERFTVLISPHVNKDARDQYEIRTHKRLLDIVDPTDKTVDALMKLDLAAGVDVQLELR; encoded by the coding sequence ATGGCGACTCAAAATATTCGAATTCGCTTGAAGGCATTTGATCATCGTTTAATCGATCAGTCTGCTCGTGAGATCACAGAGACGGCTAAAAGAACCGGTGCTCAAGTTAAGGGGCCTATCCCTATGCCTACTCGAAAAGAGCGTTTTACAGTACTGATTTCTCCGCATGTTAATAAAGATGCTAGAGATCAATATGAAATTCGTACGCACAAACGTTTGCTAGATATTGTTGACCCAACGGATAAAACCGTTGATGCGTTGATGAAATTGGATTTGGCAGCGGGTGTTGACGTACAGCTGGAGCTGAGATAA
- the rplC gene encoding 50S ribosomal protein L3 translates to MGIGVVGTKIGMTRIFNEDGVSTPVTVVEVTPNRVTQIKNDLSDGYDAVQVTFGSKHAGRVTKPAAGHFAKAGVEAGLGLWEFRLEDVSEVEGLEPGSEITVEKFSEVTLVDVTGTTKGKGFQGGVKRHNFKMQDATHGNSISHRAPGSIGQNQTPGRVFKGKKMAGHMGSVKQTTQNLELVKVDVENSLLMIKGALPGAKGSTVIVRKAIK, encoded by the coding sequence ATGGGTATTGGTGTTGTAGGTACCAAAATTGGTATGACTCGTATTTTTAACGAGGATGGTGTATCGACTCCAGTGACGGTTGTTGAGGTAACTCCAAACCGTGTTACACAGATTAAAAACGATTTGTCGGATGGTTATGATGCTGTTCAGGTAACGTTTGGCTCCAAGCACGCCGGTCGTGTGACTAAGCCAGCAGCAGGGCATTTCGCAAAAGCCGGTGTTGAAGCTGGCTTGGGTCTGTGGGAGTTTAGATTGGAAGATGTTTCAGAAGTTGAGGGCTTGGAACCTGGTTCTGAAATTACAGTAGAGAAATTTTCAGAAGTCACTTTGGTGGACGTTACCGGTACAACTAAAGGTAAAGGTTTCCAAGGTGGTGTGAAGCGTCATAATTTCAAAATGCAAGACGCAACTCACGGTAACTCTATTTCTCACCGTGCTCCTGGTTCGATCGGTCAAAACCAGACTCCTGGGCGAGTCTTTAAAGGTAAAAAGATGGCTGGTCACATGGGTAGCGTCAAGCAAACCACTCAAAACCTTGAGTTGGTTAAGGTTGATGTTGAAAATTCATTGCTAATGATTAAAGGTGCTTTGCCTGGAGCGAAAGGCAGCACTGTAATTGTTCGCAAGGCAATTAAGTAA
- the rplD gene encoding 50S ribosomal protein L4 → MELASGKEAGAVNVSDDVFGVEFNESLVHQVVNAYMAGARSGTKGQKNRSAVSGGGAKPWAQKGSGRARAGTTRSPVWVGGGRAFPGHNRDFSQKVNKKMYRGAMKSIFSELVRTDRLVVVDDFKVEAPKTKEFVAKLAALDLKDALVITEGFDEYLYLSARNLYHADVCDVASIDPVSLVGFKSIVVTQGAVKQLEEKLG, encoded by the coding sequence ATAGAGCTAGCCAGCGGGAAAGAAGCAGGAGCAGTTAATGTTTCTGATGATGTTTTCGGTGTTGAATTTAATGAATCTCTTGTTCACCAGGTAGTTAATGCTTATATGGCAGGCGCACGTTCTGGTACGAAAGGCCAGAAAAATCGTTCTGCTGTAAGCGGTGGCGGTGCAAAGCCATGGGCTCAAAAAGGCTCTGGTCGCGCTCGTGCAGGTACGACCCGTAGCCCGGTTTGGGTTGGTGGTGGTCGTGCCTTCCCTGGTCACAATCGTGATTTTTCACAGAAAGTGAACAAGAAAATGTATCGCGGTGCCATGAAATCAATTTTTTCTGAATTGGTGCGTACCGATCGATTGGTTGTTGTGGATGACTTTAAGGTTGAAGCCCCAAAGACAAAAGAATTTGTTGCAAAGTTAGCAGCGCTTGATTTGAAAGACGCTTTGGTTATCACAGAAGGGTTTGACGAGTATCTGTACCTTTCAGCACGCAATTTATATCATGCGGATGTTTGTGATGTTGCTTCCATTGATCCAGTCAGCTTGGTTGGGTTTAAGTCGATTGTCGTAACGCAAGGTGCGGTTAAGCAGCTTGAGGAGAAGTTAGGATGA
- the rplW gene encoding 50S ribosomal protein L23, with product MSKERLLKVLLAPHVSEKSALMADSSEQYVFKVMPGATKPEVKQAVEELFDVKVQSVNMINIKGKTKVFRGRVGKRNGLRKAIVRLVPGQEIDFVGAE from the coding sequence ATGAGTAAGGAACGTTTGCTAAAGGTATTATTGGCTCCTCATGTTTCGGAAAAATCAGCTTTGATGGCGGATTCATCCGAGCAATATGTGTTTAAAGTCATGCCAGGTGCGACAAAGCCTGAAGTCAAACAAGCTGTAGAAGAATTGTTTGATGTGAAGGTACAGTCGGTCAATATGATCAATATTAAAGGCAAGACAAAAGTCTTTCGAGGCCGGGTTGGAAAGCGTAATGGTTTGAGAAAAGCCATTGTTCGTTTAGTGCCGGGTCAAGAAATTGACTTTGTTGGCGCAGAATAA
- the rplB gene encoding 50S ribosomal protein L2, with protein sequence MAIIKKSKPTSPGRRFVVSVVEPDLHKGKPHAALLEKKSKSGGRNSNGRITVRHQGGGHKQHYRQVDFKRNKDGVTAVVERLEYDPNRTAHIALLKYSDGERRYILAPRHVKAGDPIESGEHVSIKAGNALPLRNIPVGTIVHALEMRPGKGAQIARSAGAYAQIAGRDGAYVLVKLRSGEMRKILADCRATIGEVGNPEHSLRKLGKAGAKRWKGVRPTVRGVAMNPVDHPHGGGEGRTSGGRNPVTPWGVPTKGKKTRSNKRTEKMIVRRRNK encoded by the coding sequence ATGGCAATTATTAAGAAATCAAAACCTACTTCGCCTGGCCGTCGTTTTGTTGTAAGTGTTGTTGAGCCGGATTTACATAAAGGTAAACCGCATGCAGCCCTGCTTGAAAAGAAATCAAAATCAGGTGGTCGAAACTCGAACGGACGCATTACTGTTAGACACCAAGGTGGTGGTCACAAGCAGCATTATCGCCAAGTAGATTTTAAGCGTAACAAAGATGGCGTTACTGCCGTTGTAGAGCGTTTGGAATATGATCCAAACCGTACGGCACACATTGCTTTGTTGAAATATTCAGACGGTGAAAGACGTTATATCTTGGCACCTAGACATGTTAAAGCCGGTGATCCAATTGAGTCAGGTGAGCATGTTTCGATTAAAGCGGGTAATGCACTACCATTACGAAATATCCCGGTTGGTACCATTGTTCACGCACTTGAAATGAGACCTGGTAAAGGTGCTCAAATTGCACGTAGTGCAGGCGCTTATGCGCAGATTGCGGGGCGTGATGGTGCCTACGTTTTGGTTAAGCTACGTTCCGGTGAAATGCGTAAAATTTTGGCCGATTGTCGCGCGACAATTGGTGAAGTTGGCAATCCTGAGCATTCATTGAGAAAGCTAGGTAAGGCCGGTGCTAAACGTTGGAAAGGTGTTAGACCGACGGTTCGTGGTGTGGCTATGAACCCTGTGGATCACCCGCATGGTGGTGGTGAAGGTCGTACTTCTGGTGGTCGTAACCCTGTTACGCCATGGGGTGTTCCGACGAAAGGTAAGAAAACTCGTAGTAATAAGCGTACAGAAAAAATGATTGTACGTCGTAGAAACAAATAA
- the rpsS gene encoding 30S ribosomal protein S19: MPRSVKKGPFVDHHLLKKVMEAQESGNKRPIKTWSRRSMILPDMIGLTIAVHNGKEHIPVYVSENMVGHKLGEFSMTRTYRGHAADKKSR; this comes from the coding sequence ATGCCACGTTCAGTTAAAAAAGGACCTTTTGTAGATCATCACTTGTTGAAAAAAGTGATGGAGGCACAAGAATCTGGTAATAAACGTCCAATAAAAACATGGTCAAGAAGATCAATGATTCTTCCTGATATGATTGGTTTGACGATTGCAGTACATAACGGTAAAGAGCATATCCCTGTCTATGTTTCAGAAAACATGGTCGGGCATAAGCTTGGTGAATTTTCGATGACTCGTACTTATCGTGGTCACGCAGCAGACAAGAAGTCTAGATAA
- the rplV gene encoding 50S ribosomal protein L22, giving the protein MQVSATHRFARISPQKARLVADLIRGKDVETAVNILAFSDKKASQLIGKVLNSAIANAENNEGADIDELKVTAAYVNEGPIMKRMRARAKGRGNRILKRISHITVTVGDK; this is encoded by the coding sequence ATGCAAGTTAGTGCTACTCATAGATTTGCCCGCATTTCTCCTCAGAAAGCGCGTCTGGTTGCAGATCTGATTCGCGGTAAGGATGTGGAAACCGCTGTAAACATTTTGGCTTTCAGCGACAAAAAAGCTTCTCAATTGATTGGGAAGGTTTTGAACTCGGCGATTGCAAATGCTGAAAATAATGAAGGTGCGGACATTGATGAGCTAAAGGTAACAGCCGCTTACGTCAATGAAGGCCCGATTATGAAGCGTATGCGCGCAAGAGCGAAAGGTCGTGGAAATCGAATCTTAAAACGCATCAGCCATATTACTGTGACTGTTGGCGATAAGTAA
- the rpsC gene encoding 30S ribosomal protein S3 — MGQKVHPVGIRLGITKDWNARWYADSKNYSDFLISDVEIRKELHEKLKHASVSQINIERVANGVRVTVHTARPGVVIGKKGEDIEKLKQSLIAKTGLPVNINIEEIKKPELDAKLVAENISQQLEKRIQFRRAMKRAVSNAMRLGAEGIKVHVSGRLNGAEIARAEWYREGRVPLHTLRADIDYATFEADTTYGKIGVKVWIFKGEKLEKISMVNDDKKQSKGKKGRK; from the coding sequence ATGGGACAAAAAGTTCATCCGGTTGGAATCCGTTTAGGGATTACAAAAGATTGGAATGCACGCTGGTACGCAGATAGCAAAAACTACTCTGACTTCTTGATCAGTGATGTAGAAATTCGTAAAGAATTGCATGAAAAATTGAAGCATGCTTCAGTTAGCCAAATCAATATCGAACGTGTTGCCAATGGTGTGCGTGTTACAGTGCATACGGCCAGACCTGGTGTTGTTATTGGTAAGAAAGGTGAAGATATTGAAAAGTTGAAGCAATCCTTGATTGCTAAAACCGGTCTTCCGGTCAATATCAATATTGAAGAAATCAAGAAGCCTGAATTGGATGCAAAACTGGTTGCGGAAAATATTTCCCAACAGTTGGAAAAGCGTATTCAGTTTAGACGTGCTATGAAGCGTGCGGTCAGCAATGCTATGCGTTTAGGTGCTGAAGGTATCAAAGTTCATGTTTCTGGACGTTTGAATGGTGCTGAGATTGCGCGCGCCGAATGGTATCGTGAAGGCCGTGTGCCATTGCACACTCTGCGTGCGGATATCGACTATGCCACTTTCGAAGCTGACACCACTTACGGGAAAATTGGGGTTAAAGTTTGGATCTTTAAAGGTGAAAAACTGGAAAAAATCTCAATGGTAAATGATGATAAAAAGCAGTCGAAAGGCAAGAAAGGCCGTAAATAA
- the rplP gene encoding 50S ribosomal protein L16 — MLMPKRTKFRKVHKGRNRGLANVGNKISFGEFGLKAMERGRMTSRQIEAARRVMTRKVKRGAKIWIRVFPDKPITNKPLEVRMGKGKGSVEYWVAQVQPGRVLYEMQGVDEAVAREAFELAAAKLPFKTQFVTRTVM; from the coding sequence ATGTTAATGCCAAAACGTACAAAATTCAGAAAAGTACATAAAGGACGTAACCGCGGTCTTGCAAATGTCGGTAACAAAATTAGCTTTGGTGAGTTCGGCTTGAAAGCGATGGAACGTGGTCGTATGACGTCACGTCAGATCGAAGCCGCTCGTCGAGTGATGACGCGTAAAGTAAAACGTGGTGCGAAAATTTGGATTCGTGTCTTCCCTGATAAGCCAATTACCAATAAGCCTCTAGAAGTGCGTATGGGTAAAGGTAAAGGGAGCGTTGAATATTGGGTTGCACAGGTGCAACCAGGACGTGTCCTTTATGAGATGCAAGGTGTGGATGAAGCTGTAGCGCGCGAAGCCTTTGAGTTGGCGGCCGCAAAGCTTCCGTTTAAAACACAATTTGTTACAAGAACGGTGATGTGA
- the rpmC gene encoding 50S ribosomal protein L29, which produces MTAELKEKSVEDLRKDLLDLLQEQFNLRMQHATGQLSNTAQLRTVRRSVARVKTIIRQKVSK; this is translated from the coding sequence ATGACTGCAGAATTGAAAGAAAAATCTGTAGAAGATTTGAGAAAAGATTTGTTGGATCTTCTGCAAGAACAGTTTAACTTGAGAATGCAACATGCGACAGGCCAGCTGTCTAACACAGCTCAGCTTCGTACTGTTCGTCGTTCCGTTGCTCGAGTTAAAACCATCATTCGTCAAAAAGTGAGTAAATAA
- the rpsQ gene encoding 30S ribosomal protein S17: MEKKARTMQGVVVSNGMDKSIVVMTNRYIKHPKYKKFVRKSTKVMAHDADNACGVGDRVTISECTPISKRKSWSLVSVDEKAAL; this comes from the coding sequence ATGGAAAAGAAAGCTCGTACAATGCAAGGTGTTGTTGTCAGTAACGGTATGGATAAGTCAATTGTTGTTATGACTAACCGTTATATCAAGCATCCTAAGTATAAAAAATTCGTGAGAAAGTCCACTAAGGTTATGGCGCATGATGCGGATAATGCTTGTGGTGTTGGTGATAGAGTGACTATTTCAGAGTGTACTCCGATCTCCAAAAGAAAGTCTTGGTCTCTCGTATCGGTTGACGAAAAAGCTGCACTATAA
- the rplN gene encoding 50S ribosomal protein L14 has protein sequence MIQMQTVLDVADNSGARKVQCIKVLGGSKRRYASVGDVIKVAVKEAAPRGKVKKGDVFDAVVVRTAQGVRRPDGSKIKFDGNAAVILSSKLEPIGTRIFGPVTRELRNDKFMKIVSLAPEVL, from the coding sequence ATGATTCAAATGCAAACTGTGCTTGATGTTGCTGACAACAGTGGCGCGCGAAAAGTTCAATGTATCAAAGTGTTGGGCGGTTCTAAGCGTCGTTACGCAAGTGTTGGTGATGTTATTAAGGTAGCTGTTAAAGAAGCGGCTCCGCGTGGAAAGGTCAAGAAAGGTGACGTTTTTGACGCGGTTGTAGTGCGTACGGCGCAAGGTGTAAGACGTCCAGATGGTTCTAAGATCAAGTTTGACGGGAATGCGGCAGTAATCCTGAGCTCAAAGCTTGAACCGATCGGTACGCGTATTTTTGGCCCAGTAACACGTGAGCTTCGTAACGATAAATTTATGAAAATCGTTTCGTTGGCTCCAGAAGTTTTATAA
- the rplX gene encoding 50S ribosomal protein L24, translating to MNRLKKGDEVIVIAGKDKGKRGSVSLVMQNGKLIVDGINLAKKHVKANPMTGEQGGIVSKEMPIDASNVALYNPETKKADRVGVRDEDGVKKRFFKSNGNLVDA from the coding sequence ATGAATCGTCTAAAAAAAGGTGATGAGGTTATCGTTATTGCTGGAAAAGACAAGGGCAAACGAGGCTCCGTTTCCCTAGTTATGCAAAATGGTAAGCTAATAGTAGATGGGATTAATTTGGCAAAGAAACACGTGAAGGCAAACCCTATGACGGGCGAGCAGGGCGGAATTGTTTCGAAAGAAATGCCAATTGATGCTTCTAATGTTGCTTTATACAATCCTGAAACAAAGAAAGCTGACCGAGTTGGTGTTCGTGACGAAGATGGCGTTAAAAAACGTTTCTTTAAGTCTAACGGCAATTTGGTAGACGCTTAA
- the rplE gene encoding 50S ribosomal protein L5: MARLQKIYNDQIVSSLVEKFGYKSVMQAPKLTKITVNMGVGEAIADKKVLDNAVSDMEAITGQKAVRTLARRSVASFKVRDGYPLGCKVTLRGARMYEFLDRLINVALPRVRDFQGVKANAFDGRGNYNLGIKEQIIFPEIEFEKVDKIRGMDISFATTASTNDEAKALLEAFNFPFKK, translated from the coding sequence ATGGCAAGATTACAAAAAATTTATAACGACCAAATCGTATCTTCATTGGTAGAGAAATTTGGTTATAAGTCTGTAATGCAGGCTCCTAAGTTGACAAAAATTACTGTCAATATGGGTGTTGGTGAAGCGATTGCTGATAAAAAGGTGTTGGATAATGCCGTATCAGACATGGAAGCCATTACTGGTCAGAAAGCTGTTCGTACATTGGCAAGACGTTCCGTTGCAAGCTTTAAAGTGCGTGATGGTTATCCGTTAGGCTGCAAAGTGACTTTGCGCGGTGCCAGAATGTATGAGTTTTTAGATCGGCTGATTAATGTTGCTTTACCTCGAGTAAGAGACTTTCAAGGTGTTAAAGCGAATGCCTTTGACGGTCGTGGTAACTACAATCTAGGTATCAAAGAGCAAATCATTTTTCCAGAGATTGAGTTTGAGAAGGTTGATAAAATCCGCGGGATGGATATCAGCTTTGCGACGACTGCTTCGACAAATGATGAAGCAAAAGCTCTTTTAGAAGCCTTTAATTTTCCATTTAAGAAGTAA
- the rpsN gene encoding 30S ribosomal protein S14 — MAKQSMIEREKKRAKTVAKYAAKRAELKKASVDMSLSFEERMDAMEKLAKLPRNASPVRQQNRCRLTGRPHGVYRKFGLSRNMLRELAMKGDVPGLRKASW; from the coding sequence ATGGCAAAGCAATCAATGATTGAAAGAGAAAAGAAAAGAGCAAAGACTGTTGCAAAGTATGCAGCGAAAAGAGCTGAGTTGAAAAAAGCCTCAGTGGATATGTCTTTGAGCTTTGAAGAGCGTATGGATGCAATGGAAAAGTTGGCCAAGTTGCCACGCAATGCATCTCCTGTAAGGCAACAGAATCGTTGTCGTTTGACAGGGCGCCCTCATGGTGTTTATAGAAAGTTTGGATTGTCACGTAACATGCTAAGAGAATTAGCCATGAAAGGTGATGTACCTGGTTTAAGAAAAGCAAGTTGGTAA
- the rpsH gene encoding 30S ribosomal protein S8, with protein MSMSDPIADMLTRIRNGQIAGHANVVMPSSKVKVAVAKVLAGEGYVSAYSVSDKNGKSELSVDLKYFEGKPVIEMLKRVSRPGLRVYKNKNELPKVIGGLGVAVVSTSKGIMSDRDARTAGIGGEIICYVA; from the coding sequence ATGAGTATGTCTGATCCAATAGCTGATATGCTAACCCGTATTCGCAATGGCCAAATCGCTGGTCATGCAAATGTAGTTATGCCTTCTTCCAAAGTTAAGGTTGCAGTCGCAAAGGTTTTGGCTGGTGAAGGGTATGTTAGCGCATACAGCGTAAGTGATAAGAACGGTAAGTCAGAACTGTCGGTTGATTTGAAGTATTTCGAAGGAAAGCCGGTCATTGAAATGTTGAAACGTGTAAGTCGTCCAGGTTTGCGTGTTTATAAAAACAAAAATGAATTGCCGAAAGTAATTGGTGGTTTAGGGGTTGCCGTAGTGTCGACTTCTAAAGGAATTATGTCTGATCGTGATGCCCGCACAGCTGGTATCGGCGGTGAGATTATTTGTTACGTAGCATAA
- the rplF gene encoding 50S ribosomal protein L6, producing the protein MSRIAKSPITLPSGVEVSVKGSDVSVKGSKGALSNSFNPVVTISLEDGVVTVAPKSDSKNAWAQAGTVRSIINNMVVGVSEGFEKKLQLVGVGYRAQAQGKVLNLTLGFSHPVNHELPEGITVETPSQTEIVVKGADKQVVGQVAAEIRGYRPPEPYKGKGVKYADEYILRKEAKKK; encoded by the coding sequence ATGTCTAGAATTGCAAAGTCTCCTATCACTCTACCATCTGGTGTTGAAGTGTCTGTAAAAGGGTCCGATGTGTCGGTCAAAGGTTCGAAAGGAGCGCTTTCGAATTCTTTTAACCCTGTTGTGACGATTTCACTGGAAGATGGTGTGGTGACCGTAGCGCCAAAGAGCGATAGTAAAAATGCATGGGCTCAAGCCGGAACGGTTAGATCCATTATCAACAACATGGTTGTTGGTGTTTCTGAAGGTTTTGAGAAAAAGCTTCAGCTAGTGGGTGTTGGTTACCGTGCACAAGCTCAAGGAAAAGTTTTAAACCTAACGCTTGGTTTTTCTCACCCTGTCAACCATGAGTTGCCAGAAGGCATTACTGTTGAGACGCCAAGCCAAACTGAAATCGTAGTGAAAGGTGCAGATAAGCAAGTTGTTGGACAAGTTGCTGCCGAGATTCGTGGCTACCGCCCACCAGAGCCTTATAAAGGCAAGGGTGTGAAATATGCGGATGAATATATCTTGCGCAAAGAAGCTAAGAAGAAATAA
- the rplR gene encoding 50S ribosomal protein L18 codes for MDKKATRLRRAKKTRAKLASQDRARLCVHRTPKHIYAQIISSDGSSVVASSSTVQAEIKKQVAFGGNKDAAKLVGKSIAEKAKAAGIESVAFDRSGFKYHGRVQVLADSARENGLQF; via the coding sequence ATGGATAAGAAAGCTACCCGACTTCGTAGAGCGAAAAAAACGCGAGCAAAATTGGCTTCACAGGATAGAGCACGCCTTTGTGTGCACAGAACTCCTAAGCACATTTATGCTCAGATTATTTCATCAGATGGTTCATCTGTTGTTGCGTCAAGCTCTACAGTCCAAGCAGAAATTAAAAAGCAAGTTGCCTTTGGTGGAAACAAAGACGCAGCGAAGCTTGTTGGTAAGTCAATAGCGGAAAAAGCTAAGGCTGCGGGCATTGAGTCTGTTGCATTTGACCGTTCTGGTTTTAAATATCATGGTCGTGTTCAAGTTCTAGCAGATTCTGCTCGAGAAAACGGTCTTCAGTTTTAA
- the rpsE gene encoding 30S ribosomal protein S5, translated as MSSKELQEGQDGLIEKLVSVRRVAKVVKGGRVFGFSALTVVGDGEGRVGYGSGKANEVPVAIKKAMEKARRNMKDVHLNGGTLQYPINFKQGAANIVLLPASDGTGIIAGGAMRAVLEAAGVKDVLAKCVGTTRPVNVVRSTVNALTGMSSPESIAAKRGKSVEEILGE; from the coding sequence ATGTCTTCAAAAGAATTACAAGAAGGTCAAGACGGACTTATTGAGAAATTGGTTTCAGTTCGCCGAGTTGCAAAAGTTGTAAAAGGTGGGCGTGTCTTCGGTTTTTCAGCGCTAACAGTTGTTGGTGATGGTGAAGGTCGTGTTGGCTACGGAAGTGGTAAGGCAAACGAGGTTCCAGTTGCAATTAAGAAGGCAATGGAAAAAGCGCGCCGTAACATGAAAGATGTCCACCTAAATGGCGGTACATTGCAGTATCCGATCAACTTCAAGCAAGGTGCGGCGAACATCGTATTGTTGCCAGCATCTGACGGTACCGGGATCATCGCCGGCGGTGCAATGCGTGCCGTATTGGAAGCGGCTGGTGTGAAAGACGTATTGGCAAAATGCGTTGGAACGACACGACCAGTTAACGTTGTGCGTTCGACCGTTAATGCTTTGACTGGAATGAGTAGCCCGGAATCAATTGCGGCCAAGCGCGGTAAGTCCGTCGAAGAAATTTTAGGTGAATAA
- the rpmD gene encoding 50S ribosomal protein L30 — protein MSDKKLVNVTLVKSTIGRLPAHKACVAGLGLRKMHQTVAVVDTPENRGMINKVSYLLKVEEA, from the coding sequence ATGTCAGATAAGAAATTAGTCAATGTTACTTTGGTTAAAAGCACAATCGGACGTCTGCCTGCGCATAAAGCTTGTGTAGCGGGATTAGGGTTACGAAAAATGCACCAAACTGTAGCGGTTGTTGATACCCCTGAAAACAGAGGGATGATCAATAAAGTTTCCTATTTGCTTAAAGTAGAGGAAGCATAA
- the rplO gene encoding 50S ribosomal protein L15: MHLNTLKPAEGEKKLAKRKGRGQGSGNGKMAGRGHKGQKSRSGGMPKIGFEGGQMPLQRRLPKVGFTSRQAAFTAEIRLDTLSSVDSDVIDLQALKAADLVSEKIKSVKVINSGELTKAVKLSGLKVTAGAKAAIEAAGGSVEA; the protein is encoded by the coding sequence ATGCATTTAAATACTTTAAAGCCAGCTGAAGGCGAAAAGAAACTTGCTAAGCGTAAAGGTCGTGGTCAAGGTTCCGGAAACGGTAAAATGGCTGGGCGCGGACATAAAGGTCAAAAATCACGCTCCGGTGGTATGCCGAAGATTGGTTTCGAAGGTGGTCAAATGCCTTTGCAGCGTCGTTTGCCAAAAGTCGGCTTTACCTCTAGACAAGCGGCTTTTACAGCTGAGATTCGTTTGGATACACTGTCTTCAGTGGATTCGGATGTAATTGATTTGCAAGCATTAAAAGCGGCAGATTTGGTTTCTGAAAAGATCAAGTCGGTAAAAGTGATTAATAGCGGTGAATTGACTAAAGCTGTTAAACTTTCAGGTTTGAAAGTCACGGCTGGCGCAAAAGCGGCTATTGAAGCTGCTGGCGGATCAGTAGAAGCTTGA